The Maridesulfovibrio salexigens DSM 2638 region ACGATGCTGTAGACAGCCTCGTGCTCAAGGAAGAAAAGCAAGGATTCTGGCTGGCCGAACAAATGCGCATGCGCCTCCTTTCCATCCTGACTCACGTTATCGACCATCCGGCGGAAAGACTCACTGATCAGGAAGAGATCGCCGGACTACTGCAAATTGAATTTGATGCATTCCAGAAGGCTGTACGCGATTTATCAACACTCATTGATGCAGATAAGCTTGCGGCCTCGGCGCACCTGAAAAAATATCTGGAGCATGCCGCAAAAATAGACTTCATGGACCTGCCCAAGGAATCGACAATGGTTGCCAAGGACAGCTTTGAAGATTGCGTTAATAAAAAATCCAAAGGCGACATCGGTTCCTACCATGAGAAAGTATACGCTGATTTAAAACAAGCCCATGAGATATACCGCGACAAGGCGACTATCCTGCGCGGTGCATATGCACTGGCCCCGTTCGTACGCATTGTAGAGGAAATCCGGGCTGATATTATCGAATACCAGACTCGCAACGGCATGCTGCTCAGTGCGGACCTGCCTAAAGTTGCAAGCTTCGTACTCCAAGGCGGAAGCGCATTGCCTGATGCATTCTGCCGCATGGGATCGCGCTTGCACCATCTGCTTGTTGACGAATTTCAGGACACCAGCCTTGCTCAATGGAACGCCATGATTCCGCTGGCTATCGAATGCCTCTCCAAACGGGGCAGCCTCTTTTACGTTGGTGATGTAAAGCAGGCCATTTACAGCTGGCGCGGAGGACGTTCCGAGCTATTCGATGAAGTGGGGCAGGACCCGGAACTGAGCGGGCTTTCCGAGTTCACCCCGGCAAATCTCGATTACAACTGGCGCAGCCTTGAACATGTCATCGGCTTCAACAATGAATTCTTTGATGCGCTGGCGGATTATGATCTGGCAATGGACCTTGCGGAAAGGCTCTATCCCAACGGCCCGGAAGAACAGCAGATCGAACTTGCCCAGCGGATTTCCCATTCATTTGATAAAGCTTCCCAGCAACTGCCGCCGAATCAGGATCGCATAGGTGGATACGTGCGCCTCCAACGGGTTTTCGCTTCCAGCTCACAGGAGATTGTGGATGAAACACGCCGCAACTTCGACCTACTCATGGAAGAACTGATTCCCCGCCGCGAATACCGGGATATCTGCGTACTGGTCCGCTCCAACGGTCATGCACAGTTGGTCTGCGACTGGCTGGTGGAAAAATCCATTCCGGTAATCACCGAGAACAGCCTCCAACTGGACCGCCACCCCATTGTGCGCCAGATGGTTTCCCTGCTCAAATTCCTTGATTACCCGCAGGACGACCTTGCATTTCTGGAATTCATCTGCGGACAGGAAATCTTCGGTCATATTTCAGATATCGAGCACGATGACCTTTTCAAATGGCTCGCCGAACGAGACAAAGGCCCGCTGCACCGCCGCTTTTCCGAGCAATATCCTGATTTCTGGAACACGCAAATTTCACCCTTCCTGCGCAAATCAGGGCTGATGACACCTTACGACCTTGCCAGCGAAATGGTCAGCCGCTTCAAACTCGTTGAAACCTATCCTCAGGATGAATTATACATCCGCCGTTTCCTTGAGGTGGTTCATCTTGCCGAAGAAAAACGCGGCACATCTCTGGCAGCTTTCCTTGATTTCTGGGAACTTTCTTCAGCCGAAGAAAAAGTGCCCCTGCCGGAGTCGGTCAACGCAGTACGCATCATGACCATCCATAAATCCAAGGGATTGGAATTCCCGGTTATCGTAGTGCCTTTCCATAACTGGTCCGTATCCGGACCGGACACATCTCTGGCTGATATTGAAATCGACGGACAAACCATGCTCACCCCCATGAGCAGCAGCTTGGGCGATATCTACTACGAAAACCGGACTCGCATGTTCAGTGAACAGCTCAACCTGCTCTATGTGGCATGGACCCGCGCCGGTCAGGAATTGTACGGCTTTCTGCCCTCGGAAAAAACTCGCGGGGTAAGTCCTGCATTGGCGGCTATTGAATTAATCCTTGAGGGCAAATTCAACGATCTCGGTATGCTTGAATATGGAATTACGCCTGAAGATACTCAGGTACTTCCCACCACGAATAAACCGGAATATTCCTCTGAAGAGCCATGCGACGATTTCTGTGAAACTGATCCAGATGGACTACTTGAACCGGAACTCATGGGCTGGCTGCCGAGGCTACGCGTCTATCGCCACAACCTCGAGGATTATTCCTATGATGCCCGAATGCGCGGGGAACTGGCCCACAACGCCATGGAAAACCTGATTCTCACCGGAAATGACGAGGCCGATTGCCGCCGCAGCGCTGAAGCCGCCTTTGCCAAGTTTCCGGCAGTTACCGAGGAAGAAAACGTGCTGGTCCCGGAAGTAACTGACATGGCTCTCTGGGCCTTATCGGTCCCGGATATCCGCGCTGCAATAGAACGCGGCAGACCGGAAGTAGCCATTATGGATGCGCAAGGCGAAACCCATCGCGCTGACCTCCTGCTACTCGATGATAAACGGGCCTTGGTAGTGGAATACAAAACAGGACAGCCCTCCCCGGAAAACGAGAAGCAGGTCAAAAGATATTTGAAACTGCTACGAGATATGTACGGTAACGAGAAGGAGTTGCGCGGTCTTCTCGTTTACTTGGATGGAAAATTTACACGGGAAGTTAATATTTAGTCATGAATAATAAACCTATCCAGATCATATCGTGGAAAGAAGATTTCATTGAGAATCTTGCCACAACTATAATTAATGATTCAGACGGCGACCTGAGCAAAGTTACGGTCATCGTTCCGCACCATCGTCCGGCCCGATATCTTAAGAAAGCTCTCGCGGCATCGGAACAATTGCCCAAGCCATGTATTCTACCTGAGATTTATTCATTTTCAGACTTTGTGTCTTCGCTGATCCCCAAACTTACTGCCGAATTTCCACGCAAGATAGGTAAACTGGATCAGGTCGGACTGCTCTTCAACATCATTGAAAAACTGCGCAACGAATCCACAGGCATGCTTGCAAAAATGCCTACGGATTTACAATTGTTCTTCCCGTGGGGCACCAGACTGGCATCCCTGCTGGAGGATCTACTTCGTCAGGATATCAAACCGCGCAACTTGACCATGCTGCAAGGCGAAGTGCTGGAATGGGCAGCCGCACTGCTGGAAGAGTTGGAAATAATTTTCGTGCGCTACATGGAAGAACTGGAAAAGCGCGGCTGGACCACTTCGGGACTGGAAAACCGTACGCTCGTAGAGAATTTCAACGGACTTGATGACATCCTTAAAGACCGTCAGCTTTACCTTGCCGGATTCTACGGGGTCAGCGGTGTGGAAGACATGTTCTTCCGATATCTCTGGGACAATCTGGGATTGCAGGTCATCTGGCATAGTGATCCCGGGCTTGCCGC contains the following coding sequences:
- a CDS encoding UvrD-helicase domain-containing protein, with amino-acid sequence MLKQVKASAGSGKTYELTGRFLSLLAGAQEEDSVPVCKSSQGKGYCWPEIMAVTFTNKAAAEMKERVIRSLKNRALDIEGDGLGADWKPLDAKKQLIPILQRYNRLNIRTIDSLLNLLVRIFALELGLSPEFELLFEPQALFEPNFNKFLAQCEEGDLLRKELLDDAVDSLVLKEEKQGFWLAEQMRMRLLSILTHVIDHPAERLTDQEEIAGLLQIEFDAFQKAVRDLSTLIDADKLAASAHLKKYLEHAAKIDFMDLPKESTMVAKDSFEDCVNKKSKGDIGSYHEKVYADLKQAHEIYRDKATILRGAYALAPFVRIVEEIRADIIEYQTRNGMLLSADLPKVASFVLQGGSALPDAFCRMGSRLHHLLVDEFQDTSLAQWNAMIPLAIECLSKRGSLFYVGDVKQAIYSWRGGRSELFDEVGQDPELSGLSEFTPANLDYNWRSLEHVIGFNNEFFDALADYDLAMDLAERLYPNGPEEQQIELAQRISHSFDKASQQLPPNQDRIGGYVRLQRVFASSSQEIVDETRRNFDLLMEELIPRREYRDICVLVRSNGHAQLVCDWLVEKSIPVITENSLQLDRHPIVRQMVSLLKFLDYPQDDLAFLEFICGQEIFGHISDIEHDDLFKWLAERDKGPLHRRFSEQYPDFWNTQISPFLRKSGLMTPYDLASEMVSRFKLVETYPQDELYIRRFLEVVHLAEEKRGTSLAAFLDFWELSSAEEKVPLPESVNAVRIMTIHKSKGLEFPVIVVPFHNWSVSGPDTSLADIEIDGQTMLTPMSSSLGDIYYENRTRMFSEQLNLLYVAWTRAGQELYGFLPSEKTRGVSPALAAIELILEGKFNDLGMLEYGITPEDTQVLPTTNKPEYSSEEPCDDFCETDPDGLLEPELMGWLPRLRVYRHNLEDYSYDARMRGELAHNAMENLILTGNDEADCRRSAEAAFAKFPAVTEEENVLVPEVTDMALWALSVPDIRAAIERGRPEVAIMDAQGETHRADLLLLDDKRALVVEYKTGQPSPENEKQVKRYLKLLRDMYGNEKELRGLLVYLDGKFTREVNI